In Dasania marina DSM 21967, one genomic interval encodes:
- a CDS encoding MerR family transcriptional regulator, translating to MLEPSHNDELPVIPGKRYFTIGEVSELCAVKPHVLRYWEQEFPQLKPVKRRGNRRYYQHQDVVLIRQIRSLLYDQGYTIGGARQRMVGEEDGDDQAINSTEYKAMLREVITELEDVLKVLAA from the coding sequence ATGTTGGAACCGAGTCATAACGACGAATTGCCGGTAATACCAGGCAAGCGCTATTTCACCATTGGTGAAGTGAGCGAGCTGTGTGCAGTAAAGCCACATGTATTGCGTTATTGGGAGCAAGAATTCCCACAATTAAAACCGGTGAAGCGTCGCGGCAACCGTCGCTACTATCAGCATCAAGATGTGGTATTAATTCGTCAAATTCGCAGTCTACTTTATGATCAAGGCTACACTATTGGTGGCGCAAGACAGCGCATGGTTGGCGAAGAAGACGGCGACGATCAGGCTATAAATTCAACAGAATACAAAGCGATGTTGCGTGAAGTGATCACAGAACTCGAAGATGTATTAAAAGTTCTCGCTGCATAG
- a CDS encoding sensor domain-containing phosphodiesterase, with the protein MTESKIHDVIRSISNVNNDDFLENITCALARVIDADYVFIANLDDDKETIKTLTFCANGQIAGNISYPLKSSPCEKAICGELCIVSEDVRLSYPDDKLLIEMGIDAYAGMPLIDSQGQTKAILVAMFETPLSSSKDAESLFLLFSGLICKELEKNSYVDKLSLAKKVMEQSKSGVIVCNSDAEIIYTNQAFSSITGYSQQEVLGSNPNVLSSGKQGSSFYESMWDEILTKGYWEGEVIDKRKNGELFPNWLMISALTNEKLEATHYVSNFYDITDRKYAEKTIAFQANYNALTHFPNKFLFEKLLQARIDELSDDRKLAVLLVDIDFFKDINDFYGHRFGDELLKEVAKRLSLIINPSDTLAHFGSDDFAIIANNIDSQEQVDEYVNIIMESFADPFVINDINVKSTISCGAVCYPNSWPELDVFEMAEKAMYRAKGKGRNRSCFFSEVFHKNSMRRTELKNKLINVISNNGLDVFYQPIFCTKSKRVTKCEVLVRWRDGDQWITPFEFIPIAEEFGLITDIGKIVLNKACEFLRELKDIGFTDLVVSVNRSVYEFPVNDADNNQWVDVITSYGLMPSDFCFELTESVLAPDKSNSLTMLRNLQYHGSTIALDDFGTGYSSLSYLRRFPIDFLKIDQSFVKEMTDNFDDKIIVSTIIAMAKTLNIKIIAEGAETLDQVRVLTNLGCDYIQGYHFSKPLPPVNFIKYITNFTGGD; encoded by the coding sequence ATGACGGAAAGTAAAATTCATGATGTTATTCGCAGTATTTCCAATGTTAATAATGATGATTTTTTAGAAAATATTACCTGTGCTCTAGCTCGCGTTATTGATGCAGATTATGTTTTTATCGCTAATTTAGATGACGATAAAGAGACAATTAAAACGCTCACATTTTGCGCAAATGGCCAGATTGCTGGCAATATAAGTTATCCCTTAAAAAGTTCGCCTTGCGAAAAAGCTATTTGCGGCGAGCTGTGTATAGTTTCTGAAGATGTGCGTTTAAGTTACCCTGATGACAAGTTATTAATAGAAATGGGAATTGATGCCTATGCAGGTATGCCATTAATTGATAGTCAGGGTCAAACCAAAGCAATTCTAGTGGCTATGTTTGAAACCCCGTTAAGCTCAAGTAAAGATGCGGAATCGTTATTTTTACTGTTTTCAGGACTGATTTGCAAAGAACTAGAAAAAAATAGTTATGTCGATAAGCTTAGCCTTGCTAAAAAAGTTATGGAGCAAAGTAAGTCAGGCGTTATTGTTTGTAACAGTGACGCAGAAATTATTTATACCAATCAAGCGTTTAGCAGCATTACTGGCTACAGCCAACAAGAGGTTCTTGGTAGTAACCCCAATGTTTTATCATCAGGAAAGCAAGGGTCTTCATTTTATGAGTCTATGTGGGATGAAATATTAACCAAAGGCTATTGGGAAGGAGAGGTAATTGATAAGCGAAAAAATGGTGAGTTATTTCCTAACTGGTTAATGATTAGTGCGCTAACTAATGAAAAATTGGAGGCTACGCATTACGTCAGCAATTTTTATGATATTACCGATCGTAAGTATGCTGAAAAAACAATAGCCTTCCAGGCTAATTATAATGCGTTGACGCATTTTCCTAATAAATTTTTGTTTGAAAAATTACTCCAAGCCAGAATTGATGAATTATCCGACGATAGAAAATTAGCGGTTCTTCTTGTTGATATTGATTTTTTCAAAGACATTAATGATTTCTATGGTCATCGATTTGGTGATGAATTACTTAAAGAGGTTGCTAAACGGCTTTCTTTAATTATAAACCCTAGTGACACGCTAGCACATTTTGGTTCGGATGATTTTGCAATTATTGCAAACAATATAGATTCGCAAGAACAGGTCGACGAATATGTGAATATTATTATGGAGTCGTTCGCTGATCCTTTTGTGATCAATGATATTAATGTTAAATCTACTATTAGTTGTGGTGCGGTTTGCTATCCAAATAGTTGGCCTGAGCTTGATGTTTTTGAAATGGCGGAAAAAGCTATGTATCGTGCTAAGGGTAAAGGAAGGAATAGGAGTTGTTTTTTCTCTGAAGTATTTCATAAAAATTCTATGCGTCGTACTGAGTTAAAAAACAAGTTGATTAATGTTATAAGTAATAATGGCCTTGATGTTTTTTATCAGCCTATTTTTTGTACTAAAAGCAAGCGTGTAACTAAATGCGAAGTATTGGTTCGTTGGCGTGATGGCGATCAATGGATTACGCCATTTGAATTTATACCCATTGCTGAAGAGTTTGGTCTTATTACCGATATTGGAAAAATAGTTTTAAATAAGGCTTGTGAGTTTTTAAGGGAATTAAAAGATATTGGTTTTACCGATTTGGTCGTAAGCGTCAATCGATCGGTCTATGAGTTTCCAGTCAATGATGCCGACAATAACCAATGGGTTGATGTTATAACTTCATATGGACTTATGCCTAGCGACTTTTGCTTTGAGTTGACAGAGAGTGTTTTGGCTCCTGATAAGAGTAATAGCCTAACAATGCTCAGAAATTTACAATATCATGGCAGTACGATTGCCCTTGATGATTTTGGTACTGGCTACTCATCATTAAGTTATCTTCGCCGTTTTCCTATTGATTTTCTTAAAATAGACCAATCTTTTGTAAAGGAAATGACAGATAATTTTGACGATAAAATTATCGTTTCAACCATTATTGCTATGGCAAAAACGCTTAATATAAAAATTATTGCTGAAGGCGCAGAAACACTTGATCAGGTCAGGGTGCTTACTAATCTAGGTTGCGACTACATTCAAGGCTATCACTTTTCTAAACCGTTACCGCCAGTTAATTTCATTAAGTACATTACTAATTTTACTGGTGGTGATTAA
- a CDS encoding ABC transporter substrate binding protein: MPYPCLTLLLLLLITSANLVQASSKVLLLNSYHPQYTWTEELTHGVRNALAKDIAQENIYIEYMDKRRYIDDPVYNQKLIDLLQYKFSKNIPDIIIASDDAAYRFMLQYGDTLFPNIPIVFCGVNVFDPSDLSNNPNITGIAEGMDIEGNLNLITQVQPKVKKIILIGDTTGLGLRMVGAAEKIKALWQKKSSKKHIEITILDDFSLPELYNTLGQLPKDTAVLLMAIHKDRLGAYFSFQEDLPKLSASSSVPVYGMWGSLMINNGAIGGMMNDPYQHGSNAAKMALRILAGTAVKDITVKESALYQPKFDFLQLQRFHINEKQLPPNSKIYNKPDSFYLKNKSLIDSSIAIFIFLSFIIALLYRNILQRKNAQNKLYQFNIDLENTVRERTLELEKSNEELQKASALMSSFAHTDSLTSLSNRRSANQEIPTYMKRHSISQQGFVLGIVDIDHFKKINDNYGHQIGDDILIALAQTLNSSLRPNDRVYRWGGEEFIIALPETSMHEATAICQRLSKNIAAISVDNISNITVSIGITSLQKHDSYDSIIHRADTALYQAKENGRDQIVTG, encoded by the coding sequence ATGCCCTATCCGTGTCTTACTTTATTGCTGTTACTCTTAATCACTAGCGCTAACCTTGTACAGGCCTCTAGCAAAGTATTACTGCTTAACTCCTACCACCCGCAATACACATGGACAGAAGAATTGACTCACGGTGTTAGAAATGCACTAGCCAAGGATATAGCGCAGGAAAATATCTATATAGAATATATGGATAAGCGCCGCTATATCGATGACCCTGTATATAATCAAAAACTCATCGACTTATTGCAATATAAATTCTCTAAAAACATCCCTGACATTATTATTGCCAGCGATGATGCCGCCTACCGGTTTATGCTGCAATACGGTGACACTCTATTCCCCAACATCCCTATAGTATTTTGTGGTGTTAATGTTTTCGACCCTAGTGATTTATCCAACAATCCCAACATCACTGGTATAGCCGAAGGTATGGATATAGAAGGTAATCTAAATCTCATCACGCAAGTACAACCTAAGGTAAAAAAAATAATACTAATAGGCGACACTACCGGCCTAGGTTTAAGAATGGTTGGCGCTGCTGAAAAAATAAAAGCCTTATGGCAAAAAAAATCCAGCAAAAAACATATTGAAATAACCATACTTGATGATTTTTCACTGCCAGAGCTGTACAACACGCTAGGCCAACTACCCAAAGACACTGCCGTTTTATTAATGGCCATACACAAAGACAGGCTGGGCGCCTATTTTTCTTTTCAGGAAGACCTGCCGAAACTCTCTGCCAGCAGCAGCGTGCCAGTCTATGGCATGTGGGGGTCGCTAATGATAAATAACGGTGCCATAGGCGGCATGATGAATGACCCTTATCAGCATGGCAGTAACGCGGCAAAAATGGCCCTACGTATACTCGCGGGCACAGCGGTAAAAGACATCACCGTAAAAGAAAGTGCTCTCTACCAACCTAAATTTGATTTTTTACAGCTACAACGCTTTCACATCAACGAAAAACAGCTGCCACCTAACAGCAAAATATATAATAAACCCGACAGCTTTTACCTAAAAAATAAAAGCTTGATCGATAGCAGTATCGCTATTTTTATATTTTTATCCTTTATTATCGCCCTGTTATATCGAAATATACTACAGCGCAAAAATGCTCAAAATAAGCTATACCAATTTAATATAGATTTGGAGAACACCGTAAGAGAGCGAACTCTAGAATTAGAAAAGAGTAACGAGGAACTACAAAAAGCCTCTGCCTTGATGAGCTCATTCGCTCACACCGACAGTTTAACCAGCTTAAGTAATAGGCGATCGGCGAATCAAGAGATACCCACCTATATGAAACGCCACTCTATTAGCCAGCAGGGTTTTGTATTGGGCATAGTTGATATAGATCACTTTAAAAAAATAAATGATAACTACGGCCACCAAATCGGCGATGATATTTTAATAGCGCTGGCACAAACCTTAAACAGCAGCCTAAGGCCTAATGACAGGGTTTATCGTTGGGGTGGCGAGGAGTTTATTATTGCCTTGCCGGAAACGTCCATGCATGAAGCAACCGCAATATGCCAAAGGTTAAGCAAAAACATTGCCGCAATCAGCGTCGATAATATTAGCAATATAACCGTGAGTATAGGCATCACCTCATTACAGAAACACGATAGCTACGACTCCATCATACACCGGGCCGACACCGCCTTATACCAAGCCAAAGAAAACGGCAGAGACCAAATTGTGACTGGGTGA
- a CDS encoding FAD-binding oxidoreductase, whose product MTDLISQLRNIVGDKGLLLGDDISSRSAGFWQGGALQAKALLRPQTTQQVAEVLQLCRQHQQTVVTQGGCTSLVDSHHSSADNIVLSTERMNAIESIDIANRTVTVQAGLILEQLQQAVSEQQLSFPVDFGARGSCTLGGMMATNAGGNSVLRYGMMREQVLGIEAVLMDGTVISSMTPYLKNNTGYDLKQLFIGSEGTLGVITRAVLRLRPQPLSSQTSLVATDDFTQVSQLLSYLDQQFNGGLSAYEVMWQDFYALNTGEHSHNKPPMPADYNYYVLLEYQGNNPASDAQHFENILGEAFEAELIVDAVIAKSDAERIALWEIRDDAETEKAKFGCFLHTFDVSLAIGDMPLLIKQLHKQLEQAFQHYELLVFGHLADGNLHLCIWEDGMQRKSEVENIVYQEIAKLQGSISAEHGIGLEKRDHLHHSRSPAEIALMWTVKNALDPQHLLNPGKTLPKQ is encoded by the coding sequence ATGACAGATCTCATAAGCCAATTACGCAACATAGTCGGCGATAAAGGCCTGCTACTCGGTGATGATATTAGCAGCCGCAGCGCCGGCTTTTGGCAAGGTGGAGCCTTACAGGCTAAGGCCTTGCTGCGGCCGCAAACCACGCAGCAAGTGGCTGAAGTGCTGCAGCTATGCCGACAGCACCAACAAACTGTGGTTACCCAAGGAGGCTGCACCAGCCTAGTCGACAGCCATCACTCCAGTGCCGACAACATAGTGCTCTCCACCGAGCGCATGAACGCCATAGAATCTATAGACATAGCCAACCGCACCGTCACCGTGCAAGCAGGGCTGATACTGGAGCAATTGCAACAGGCGGTGAGCGAACAGCAGCTGAGCTTCCCAGTAGATTTTGGCGCCAGAGGCTCCTGCACCCTAGGCGGCATGATGGCCACCAATGCCGGCGGTAATAGCGTGCTGCGCTATGGCATGATGCGCGAGCAGGTACTGGGCATAGAGGCGGTATTAATGGACGGTACTGTTATCTCATCCATGACCCCCTACTTAAAAAACAACACCGGCTATGACCTTAAGCAGCTGTTTATAGGCAGCGAAGGCACCCTAGGGGTGATTACTCGTGCAGTATTACGCCTGCGGCCGCAGCCCTTGAGCAGCCAAACCTCCTTAGTCGCTACCGATGACTTTACCCAAGTTTCACAACTACTCAGCTATTTAGACCAGCAATTTAACGGCGGCCTAAGTGCCTACGAGGTTATGTGGCAGGACTTTTACGCCCTCAATACTGGTGAGCACTCTCACAATAAGCCGCCTATGCCTGCCGATTACAACTACTACGTATTACTAGAATACCAAGGTAATAACCCTGCTAGCGATGCGCAACATTTTGAAAATATATTGGGTGAGGCCTTTGAGGCGGAATTAATAGTGGATGCGGTTATCGCCAAATCCGATGCCGAACGCATTGCCCTATGGGAGATACGCGATGACGCTGAAACCGAAAAAGCTAAATTTGGCTGTTTCCTGCACACCTTTGATGTCAGCCTAGCCATAGGCGATATGCCGCTATTAATAAAGCAATTGCATAAGCAGCTAGAGCAAGCGTTTCAACACTATGAGCTGTTGGTATTCGGCCACCTCGCCGATGGCAACTTACACTTGTGTATTTGGGAAGACGGCATGCAGCGCAAAAGTGAGGTGGAAAATATCGTTTACCAAGAAATCGCAAAACTGCAGGGCTCCATCTCTGCGGAACACGGCATAGGTTTAGAAAAACGAGATCACCTACACCACTCCCGCAGCCCTGCAGAGATAGCGCTAATGTGGACAGTGAAAAACGCCCTAGACCCACAGCACTTACTTAACCCCGGTAAAACACTACCCAAGCAATAA
- the ihfA gene encoding integration host factor subunit alpha: protein MQALTKSEMAERLYEELGLNKREAKEVVELFFEEIRHSLEDNEQVKLSGFGNFDLRDKSQRPGRNPKTGEEIPISARRVVTFRPGQKLKSRVETYVGTES from the coding sequence ATGCAGGCTCTCACTAAATCGGAGATGGCTGAACGGCTATACGAAGAGCTGGGGCTAAACAAGCGCGAAGCGAAAGAGGTGGTGGAGCTCTTTTTTGAAGAGATACGCCACTCGCTAGAAGATAATGAGCAGGTCAAGTTGTCGGGGTTTGGCAACTTCGATCTGCGCGACAAAAGCCAACGCCCGGGCCGCAACCCTAAAACCGGCGAAGAGATACCCATCTCAGCACGCCGTGTGGTGACATTTCGCCCAGGCCAGAAGTTAAAATCACGAGTTGAAACCTATGTTGGAACCGAGTCATAA
- a CDS encoding alpha-hydroxy acid oxidase — protein MIRPFIELQSAQDYPAIADLKARAKQRLPKFVYDYLVGGLGRECSIHRNEQAFDEVTLVPNFLVDLHNVNPSIQLFGQTWSLPLGVSPVGFADLYWPGTELIMAKQAKAAGIPFTQSTFSNETIEDIAAVAGDSHWFQLYANRDFGIMQDLMTRAQRAGVKNLLVTVDTPQYSKRERDWRNGMSSSAIPSLKQLAQVSSKPAWALRAACKGVPTLKTLNAYVDKKDRGKSAGNNRLLDLSDRWYDWELLEQVRQCWSGNLIIKGVMDLGLCQQSIERGADGLLVSNHGGRQFDAAPATIELLPRIKDSIGDAVPILLDSGIRSGLDVLRAMELGADFCMSGRSFYYGTAALGDRGAEFVISLLADEITNEMKQFGKTSWRG, from the coding sequence ATGATACGCCCTTTTATTGAACTGCAATCTGCTCAAGATTACCCCGCAATTGCCGATCTTAAAGCGCGCGCTAAACAACGCCTGCCTAAATTTGTTTATGATTACTTGGTGGGCGGCCTGGGGCGTGAGTGCTCTATCCATCGCAACGAACAAGCCTTTGACGAAGTGACACTAGTACCCAATTTCTTAGTGGATCTGCATAACGTCAATCCTTCCATACAACTCTTTGGCCAAACATGGAGCCTGCCCTTAGGCGTTTCGCCCGTAGGCTTCGCCGACCTTTATTGGCCAGGTACCGAACTGATCATGGCCAAGCAGGCCAAAGCAGCAGGCATCCCTTTTACCCAAAGCACGTTTTCCAATGAGACTATTGAAGATATAGCCGCCGTCGCAGGCGACAGCCATTGGTTTCAGCTTTATGCCAATCGAGATTTCGGCATTATGCAAGACCTCATGACCAGAGCACAGCGCGCCGGTGTTAAAAATTTATTAGTCACCGTAGATACCCCACAGTATTCCAAACGCGAGCGCGATTGGCGCAACGGCATGTCCTCCTCCGCCATCCCCTCGCTAAAGCAATTAGCACAAGTTAGCAGCAAACCCGCCTGGGCATTGCGGGCCGCATGTAAGGGCGTACCCACACTAAAAACCCTTAATGCCTATGTGGATAAAAAAGACCGCGGTAAAAGCGCCGGCAACAATCGCCTCTTAGATCTTAGTGACAGGTGGTATGACTGGGAGTTATTAGAACAGGTACGCCAGTGCTGGTCGGGCAACCTCATCATTAAAGGCGTTATGGACTTAGGCCTATGCCAGCAATCCATAGAACGAGGTGCCGACGGCCTACTGGTTTCCAACCACGGCGGCCGCCAGTTTGATGCTGCCCCCGCCACCATAGAGCTACTACCGCGCATAAAAGACAGCATAGGCGACGCTGTGCCCATACTGCTAGACAGCGGCATACGCTCGGGGCTAGATGTGCTGCGAGCCATGGAGCTGGGCGCAGATTTTTGTATGTCAGGTAGAAGTTTTTATTACGGCACGGCAGCACTGGGCGATAGAGGGGCTGAGTTTGTTATTTCGTTATTGGCTGATGAAATAACCAATGAGATGAAGCAGTTTGGTAAGACTAGCTGGCGGGGTTAA
- a CDS encoding protein adenylyltransferase SelO: MKFSNTYVGLGERFYDKSQPTAVRSPKLLLWNTRLANQLNIPQELQQDAESLAQYFSGNQLLAGAEPIATAYAGHQFGSFNPQLGDGRAHLLGELLDDDGKRWDLQLKGSGVSAYSRAGDGRCAIGPAVREFIMSESMKALGVPTTECLAVVTTGETVYRQQASPGAVVTRVASSHIRVGSFQFFASKGDVESLTALRDYAIARHFPEIKQQAANHSVALVDKVIEKQIQLVVAWMRVGFIHGVMNTDNTAISGDTIDYGPCAMMGAYDPQTVYSSIDRNGRYAFGNQPNIVNWNMARFAESLLVLHPEDKEVLAQMQGLITDFPERFQQAYSRMMADKLGLQNLQQGDDALIALFLARMAELKLDYTKTFDSLTKSLTDTKVQATIAADLGPCYQQWQQRVATQTTSAQELQAAMRKSNPVVIPRNHHVEAVLAACEESGEATTALDFLAVLRHPYEETEQSAHYQSDDSGFDQGYQTFCGT, from the coding sequence ATGAAGTTTTCAAATACCTATGTGGGCCTGGGTGAGCGTTTTTATGATAAATCGCAACCAACGGCTGTGCGCTCGCCTAAGCTTTTATTATGGAACACGCGCCTAGCCAATCAATTGAATATTCCGCAAGAGTTGCAGCAAGACGCCGAGTCCTTAGCGCAATACTTCTCGGGCAATCAATTGCTGGCGGGGGCAGAGCCTATTGCAACAGCCTATGCAGGCCATCAGTTTGGCAGTTTTAATCCTCAGCTAGGCGATGGCCGTGCCCATCTATTAGGTGAGCTGTTAGATGATGACGGCAAACGCTGGGATTTGCAGTTGAAAGGTTCTGGGGTGAGCGCCTATTCCAGAGCTGGCGATGGCCGCTGTGCCATAGGCCCGGCAGTACGCGAATTTATTATGAGCGAGTCTATGAAGGCCTTGGGCGTGCCTACTACGGAATGCTTGGCGGTAGTCACTACCGGTGAGACGGTTTACCGGCAGCAAGCCAGCCCGGGGGCGGTAGTGACTAGAGTCGCATCCAGCCATATACGTGTGGGTAGTTTTCAGTTCTTTGCCTCTAAAGGTGATGTGGAATCGCTAACCGCGCTACGTGATTATGCTATAGCTAGGCACTTCCCAGAGATAAAGCAGCAGGCAGCTAACCACTCCGTTGCCTTGGTAGATAAAGTCATAGAAAAACAAATACAGCTAGTAGTTGCATGGATGCGGGTGGGTTTTATTCATGGCGTAATGAATACCGATAATACCGCCATCTCCGGCGATACTATAGATTATGGCCCCTGCGCCATGATGGGTGCTTACGACCCACAAACCGTGTACAGCTCTATAGACCGTAACGGGCGTTATGCCTTTGGTAATCAGCCTAATATTGTTAATTGGAATATGGCGCGGTTTGCCGAAAGCCTGTTGGTGCTACACCCCGAAGATAAAGAGGTGCTGGCACAAATGCAGGGTTTAATTACTGATTTCCCCGAGCGTTTTCAGCAGGCTTATAGCCGCATGATGGCCGATAAGCTGGGGCTGCAAAATTTACAGCAGGGCGATGACGCGCTGATAGCGTTATTTTTAGCTAGGATGGCTGAGTTGAAGCTAGATTATACGAAGACGTTTGATAGCCTAACTAAATCGCTTACCGACACCAAAGTGCAAGCTACTATCGCCGCCGATTTAGGGCCCTGTTACCAACAGTGGCAGCAGCGAGTAGCCACGCAAACAACCAGCGCCCAAGAGCTGCAAGCTGCTATGCGCAAATCTAATCCGGTGGTGATTCCCAGAAACCATCATGTTGAAGCGGTGCTAGCGGCTTGTGAAGAGAGCGGTGAGGCCACTACGGCCTTGGATTTTCTTGCGGTATTACGTCATCCCTATGAAGAAACGGAGCAGAGCGCTCACTACCAATCGGATGATAGCGGTTTTGATCAGGGCTACCAGACCTTTTGTGGAACCTAA